One segment of Streptosporangium brasiliense DNA contains the following:
- the lanL gene encoding class IV lanthionine synthetase LanL, giving the protein MSKSMNEGELPGGDRFLLGDVARAALARTAAQAAGAPHAAVADGAGSTASRVSPGAEAVAGWEIRPGTPWTYVTPAGSASRAQGWKLHVSATPLSAPLVLTRVVEVLGRHRCAFKFASDLEELVRLISRETGRGSVGKFVTVYPPDDPTAVVIAEELHAATYALPGPPVLSDRPYRPGSLVHYRYGVFSAPSELGNDGTYASRLTAPDGTRELDQRNAWYSPPAWATCPFESGQASAAPAGPVLLGDRFVVRRAIRHGAKGGVFLAEDRTGGGEVVVKQARPHLCASTDGRDVRDLLRHEAHMLELFAPLGVTARKVAFFEQDGNLFLAQELLAGTVLSAWVGEQRHVTSDRDRYDTVLRLARSLVALVSTVHGQGYVLRDLTPNNIMVTPELECRLIDLELAAVPGTPVQRNFTLGYAAPEQVSAPRHSPAPGAAVDLFALGATLYFLSTGSQPTLLEDRPLGARSRDRRLETLVSVVGAGDPVATALAPLLLGLMAEAPERRWELRRVEEFLAAAAAAPAGTPDAYRLGVPEQDRLLNDGIAHTLRTMSPEALADPGARGSLWPTSGFGSNADPCAVQYGSAGVLSLFASVLETSALETSAPETSALETSALETSVPDTSESGSGRAVPPASRDEVRRGLRQAADWTARRLANEHRPSPGLYFGRAGIAWSLYEAGRALGDEALRGAGVETALALPVSWPNPDVCHGLAGTGLALLHLFRATGDTRFADRAGECADTLLKAARHTPGTVLWPVPDDFDSALAGAVHYGFAHGVAGVATFLLAAGTALGREDCLETAVTAGETLLAAAEYRDGAAWWPQSPDGGDRIPHWCSGSSGVGTFLLRLHAATGDPRLREAAESAARAVHARRLVSGTAACHGLAGDGQFLLDLADLLDEPVYRERAEELAGVLWSRAVVRDGLLVVPDEEGTAVTIGWNTGLAGILDFLHRLRHGGPRPWMADAPGGDLRSGPVR; this is encoded by the coding sequence GTGAGCAAGTCCATGAACGAGGGTGAACTCCCCGGCGGGGACCGTTTCCTGCTCGGAGACGTCGCCAGGGCGGCTCTGGCGCGGACGGCCGCCCAGGCCGCCGGGGCGCCGCACGCCGCGGTGGCGGACGGGGCCGGGAGCACGGCGTCCCGGGTGTCTCCGGGAGCGGAGGCCGTCGCCGGCTGGGAGATCCGTCCCGGCACGCCATGGACCTATGTCACCCCCGCGGGCTCGGCCTCCCGGGCGCAGGGCTGGAAGCTGCACGTCTCGGCGACACCCCTGTCGGCCCCCCTGGTGCTGACCCGGGTGGTCGAGGTGCTGGGCCGCCACCGGTGCGCGTTCAAGTTCGCCTCCGACCTTGAGGAGCTGGTCAGGCTCATCTCCCGGGAGACGGGCCGCGGGTCGGTCGGCAAGTTCGTCACGGTCTACCCGCCCGACGACCCGACCGCCGTGGTGATCGCCGAGGAGCTGCACGCCGCCACCTACGCCCTGCCCGGACCACCGGTCCTGTCCGACCGCCCCTACCGGCCGGGGAGCCTGGTGCACTACCGCTACGGGGTGTTCTCCGCCCCGAGCGAGCTGGGCAACGACGGCACCTACGCCTCGCGGCTGACGGCGCCCGACGGCACCCGGGAGCTGGACCAGCGCAACGCGTGGTACTCACCCCCGGCGTGGGCGACCTGCCCGTTCGAGTCGGGGCAGGCGTCGGCGGCGCCGGCCGGCCCGGTGCTGCTCGGCGACCGGTTCGTGGTGCGCCGGGCGATCCGGCACGGCGCCAAGGGCGGTGTGTTCCTGGCCGAGGACCGGACCGGGGGCGGCGAGGTGGTGGTCAAGCAGGCCCGCCCGCACCTCTGCGCCTCGACCGATGGGCGCGACGTGCGTGACCTGCTGCGCCACGAAGCGCACATGCTCGAACTGTTCGCACCGCTGGGCGTCACGGCACGGAAGGTGGCCTTCTTCGAACAGGACGGCAACCTCTTCCTGGCGCAGGAACTCCTGGCCGGGACCGTGCTGAGCGCCTGGGTCGGCGAGCAGCGCCACGTCACCTCCGACCGGGACCGGTACGACACCGTCCTGCGCCTGGCCCGGAGTCTGGTGGCGCTGGTCTCCACCGTGCACGGCCAGGGGTATGTGCTGCGTGACCTGACGCCGAACAACATCATGGTCACCCCCGAGCTGGAGTGCCGGCTGATCGACCTGGAGCTGGCCGCCGTCCCCGGCACCCCCGTCCAGCGGAACTTCACCCTCGGCTACGCGGCCCCCGAGCAGGTCTCCGCCCCCAGGCACTCCCCCGCGCCCGGAGCGGCCGTCGACCTGTTCGCGCTGGGCGCGACGCTGTACTTCCTGTCCACCGGATCCCAGCCGACGCTGCTGGAGGACAGACCGCTCGGAGCACGCTCGCGCGATCGGCGGCTGGAGACGCTGGTGAGCGTCGTCGGCGCCGGTGATCCCGTGGCGACGGCACTGGCGCCGCTGCTGCTCGGCCTGATGGCGGAGGCTCCCGAGCGGCGCTGGGAGCTGCGGCGGGTGGAGGAGTTCCTCGCGGCGGCGGCCGCCGCCCCGGCCGGGACGCCGGACGCCTACCGCCTGGGCGTCCCCGAGCAGGACCGGCTGCTGAACGACGGCATCGCCCACACGCTGCGGACGATGTCGCCGGAGGCCCTCGCCGACCCCGGGGCGAGGGGCAGCCTGTGGCCCACTTCCGGGTTCGGCTCGAACGCCGATCCGTGTGCCGTGCAGTACGGCTCGGCGGGAGTGCTCAGCCTGTTCGCCTCGGTGCTGGAGACCTCAGCGTTGGAGACCTCAGCGCCGGAGACCTCAGCGCTGGAGACCTCAGCGCTGGAGACCTCAGTGCCGGATACCTCGGAGTCGGGGTCCGGCCGGGCGGTCCCCCCGGCGTCGCGGGACGAGGTCCGCAGGGGCCTGCGTCAGGCGGCGGACTGGACGGCGCGCCGTCTGGCGAATGAGCACCGGCCCTCGCCGGGGCTGTACTTCGGCCGGGCCGGGATCGCGTGGAGCCTGTACGAGGCGGGCCGCGCGCTCGGCGACGAGGCGCTGCGCGGGGCGGGCGTCGAGACGGCCCTGGCCCTGCCGGTCAGCTGGCCGAACCCGGACGTGTGCCACGGCCTGGCCGGGACGGGACTGGCGCTGCTGCACCTGTTCCGGGCCACCGGTGACACCCGCTTCGCCGACCGGGCCGGGGAGTGCGCCGACACCCTGCTGAAAGCGGCGCGGCACACTCCCGGCACCGTGCTGTGGCCCGTCCCCGACGACTTCGACTCCGCGCTGGCGGGGGCGGTGCACTACGGCTTCGCGCACGGCGTCGCGGGGGTCGCGACGTTCCTGCTGGCCGCCGGGACCGCGCTGGGGCGCGAGGACTGCCTGGAAACGGCCGTGACGGCCGGGGAGACGCTGCTGGCCGCGGCCGAGTACCGGGACGGGGCGGCCTGGTGGCCGCAGTCCCCGGACGGCGGCGACCGGATCCCCCACTGGTGCAGCGGGTCGTCGGGGGTGGGCACGTTCCTGCTCCGCCTGCACGCGGCCACCGGTGACCCACGCCTGCGGGAGGCCGCCGAGAGCGCCGCCCGCGCGGTGCACGCACGGCGCCTGGTCTCCGGCACCGCGGCCTGCCACGGCCTGGCCGGTGACGGCCAGTTCCTCCTGGACCTGGCCGACCTGCTGGACGAGCCGGTCTACCGCGAGCGGGCCGAGGAACTGGCCGGGGTCCTGTGGAGCCGGGCCGTCGTCCGCGACGGGCTGCTGGTGGTGCCGGACGAGGAAGGGACCGCGGTGACCATCGGCTGGAACAC
- a CDS encoding S9 family peptidase, whose translation MSESFPRLQARTRRFTLGVPRGFTIAPGGDRVVFLRTKSGSDPVTCLWEFDVAGGKERLIADPRALAVDEEDLPPEERARRERSREQAGGIVGYSTDTAVTTAAFALSGGLYVVDLKTKHMRRLKTSGPVIDPRVSPTGEHVGYVTGGAFHVQDLEDEIDHVLARPESPEVTYGLAEFIAAEELNRMRGYWWSPSGDAVLTERADESPVARWHIADPANPARPATEQRYPAAGTANTRVELYILSLDGSRTPVPFEDEYLVTASWDAHGLTIVTLSRDQRTMRLLKVDPATGRSTTVREDTDPAWLDVVPGVPGHLSDGTLVWAASSDGGHRLIIGDEPVTPATLQLREVVDIDGDAVLFRASGEPTEVALWAYKDGRITLVSPAESGVYSGHTAGGTLVVTGQTLGDEGSATRVFHHGKPRGHIASYAERHGLDLRVSLIRAGGRDLSTAVLFPAGHVPGSARLPVLMDPYGGPHAQRVLAASGAYLTSQWFADQGFAVIVADGRGTPGRGPEFERAVLHDLATPPLEDQVDALQGAAERFPDDLDLSRVGIRGWSFGGFLAALAVLRRPDVFHAAVAGAPVTDWRLYDTCYTERYLGLPEEGHYESSSLFADAEKLDRPLLLIHGLADDNVVAAHTLRLSSALLAAGRPHNVLPLSGVTHMTPQEVVAENLLLLQVDFLRKALA comes from the coding sequence ATGAGTGAGAGTTTCCCTCGTCTGCAGGCCAGGACCCGCCGGTTCACCCTCGGCGTGCCCCGTGGCTTCACCATCGCTCCGGGTGGCGACCGCGTCGTCTTCCTCCGGACGAAGAGCGGTTCCGACCCGGTCACCTGCCTGTGGGAGTTCGACGTCGCCGGCGGCAAGGAGCGGCTGATCGCCGACCCGCGCGCCCTGGCCGTGGACGAGGAGGACCTGCCGCCGGAGGAGCGGGCACGGCGCGAGCGCAGCCGGGAGCAGGCGGGCGGCATCGTCGGCTACAGCACCGACACCGCGGTGACCACGGCGGCCTTCGCCCTCTCCGGCGGACTCTACGTCGTCGACCTGAAGACCAAGCACATGCGGCGGCTGAAGACGTCCGGCCCGGTGATCGACCCGCGGGTCTCCCCCACCGGCGAGCACGTCGGCTACGTGACCGGCGGCGCCTTCCACGTCCAGGACCTCGAGGACGAGATCGACCACGTGCTGGCCCGCCCCGAGTCCCCCGAGGTGACCTACGGCCTGGCCGAGTTCATCGCCGCCGAGGAGCTGAACCGCATGCGGGGCTACTGGTGGTCCCCGTCCGGCGACGCGGTGCTGACCGAGCGGGCCGACGAGTCGCCGGTCGCGAGGTGGCACATCGCCGACCCGGCCAACCCCGCCCGCCCCGCCACCGAGCAGCGCTATCCCGCCGCCGGCACGGCCAACACCCGGGTCGAGCTGTACATCCTGTCCCTGGACGGCTCCCGCACTCCCGTCCCCTTCGAGGACGAATACCTGGTCACCGCCTCCTGGGACGCCCACGGCCTGACGATCGTCACCCTGTCGCGCGACCAGCGGACCATGCGCCTGCTCAAGGTCGACCCGGCCACGGGCCGCTCCACGACCGTCCGCGAGGACACCGACCCCGCCTGGCTGGACGTCGTCCCCGGCGTGCCCGGCCACCTGTCCGACGGCACGCTGGTCTGGGCCGCGAGCAGCGACGGGGGCCACCGTCTGATCATCGGCGACGAGCCCGTCACGCCCGCCACGCTCCAGCTCCGCGAGGTCGTCGACATCGACGGCGACGCCGTGCTCTTCCGGGCCAGCGGCGAGCCCACCGAGGTCGCCCTGTGGGCCTACAAGGACGGCCGGATCACGCTGGTCAGCCCGGCCGAGAGCGGTGTCTACAGCGGCCACACGGCCGGCGGCACCCTGGTGGTCACCGGCCAGACCCTCGGCGACGAGGGCTCGGCGACCCGCGTCTTCCACCACGGCAAGCCCCGGGGCCACATCGCCTCCTACGCCGAGCGGCACGGCCTGGACCTGCGGGTCTCCCTCATCCGCGCGGGCGGGCGCGACCTGTCCACCGCCGTGCTCTTCCCGGCGGGGCACGTGCCCGGCTCGGCGAGGCTGCCGGTCCTCATGGACCCCTACGGCGGGCCGCACGCCCAGCGGGTCCTGGCCGCCTCCGGCGCCTACCTGACCAGCCAGTGGTTCGCCGACCAGGGCTTCGCGGTGATCGTGGCCGACGGCCGCGGCACCCCGGGCCGCGGCCCCGAGTTCGAGCGGGCCGTCCTGCACGACCTGGCCACCCCGCCCCTGGAGGACCAGGTGGACGCGCTCCAGGGGGCCGCCGAGCGCTTCCCCGACGACCTGGACCTGTCCCGGGTCGGCATCCGTGGCTGGTCCTTCGGCGGCTTCCTCGCCGCCCTGGCCGTGCTCCGCCGCCCGGACGTCTTCCACGCGGCCGTCGCCGGGGCGCCGGTGACCGACTGGCGCCTCTACGACACCTGCTACACCGAGCGCTACCTCGGCCTGCCCGAGGAGGGGCACTACGAATCGTCGTCGCTGTTCGCCGACGCCGAGAAGCTGGACCGCCCCCTCCTGCTGATCCACGGCCTGGCCGACGACAACGTGGTCGCCGCCCACACCCTCCGCCTGTCCTCCGCGCTCCTGGCGGCCGGCCGCCCGCACAACGTCCTGCCGCTGTCCGGTGTCACCCACATGACCCCTCAGGAGGTCGTGGCCGAGAACCTGCTCCTGCTCCAGGTCGACTTCCTCAGGAAGGCCCTCGCCTGA
- the mshB gene encoding N-acetyl-1-D-myo-inositol-2-amino-2-deoxy-alpha-D-glucopyranoside deacetylase has translation MNDRRLLLVHAHPDDETIGSGATMARYAAEGAQVTLVTCTLGEEGEVIPPELAHLAADRDDTLGKHRIGELAAACEALGVTDHRFLGGPGRWRDSGMMGVASNHRDNAFWQADLDEAAGELVKVIREVRPQVLVTYDQNGFYGHPDHIQAHRVSWRAFELAADPAFGEGRPWRIAKFYFTATARSTMRRAAEAIREAGVGFLAEDTVDDLPFGCADEDITTEIDGRPYVGRKLDAMRAHATQISVAAPWFALSNNIGQEALAVEHFILRSGVPGPAGPGAPLEVGGLGEPYDREADLFAGIH, from the coding sequence ATGAATGACCGGCGCCTGCTGCTCGTGCACGCCCACCCAGACGATGAGACGATCGGCAGCGGTGCGACCATGGCCAGATACGCCGCCGAGGGTGCCCAGGTCACGCTGGTGACCTGCACGCTCGGCGAGGAGGGCGAAGTCATCCCGCCGGAGCTGGCCCACCTGGCCGCCGACCGGGACGACACCCTGGGCAAGCACCGCATCGGCGAGCTGGCCGCGGCCTGCGAGGCGCTCGGCGTCACCGACCACCGCTTCCTGGGCGGTCCGGGCCGCTGGCGCGACTCCGGCATGATGGGCGTCGCCTCCAACCACCGCGACAACGCCTTCTGGCAGGCCGACCTGGACGAGGCGGCCGGGGAGCTGGTCAAGGTCATCCGCGAGGTGCGGCCCCAGGTCCTCGTCACCTATGACCAGAACGGCTTCTACGGCCACCCCGACCACATCCAGGCCCACCGCGTCTCCTGGCGGGCCTTCGAGCTGGCCGCCGACCCGGCGTTCGGGGAGGGCCGGCCGTGGCGGATCGCCAAGTTCTACTTCACCGCGACGGCCAGGTCCACGATGCGCCGGGCGGCCGAGGCGATCCGCGAGGCCGGGGTGGGGTTCCTGGCCGAGGACACCGTCGACGACCTGCCGTTCGGCTGCGCGGACGAGGACATCACCACCGAGATCGACGGCCGGCCCTACGTCGGCCGCAAGCTCGACGCGATGCGGGCGCACGCCACCCAGATCAGCGTGGCGGCGCCCTGGTTCGCCCTGTCCAACAACATCGGCCAGGAGGCGCTCGCGGTGGAGCACTTCATCCTGCGCTCCGGGGTGCCCGGGCCCGCCGGCCCGGGGGCGCCGCTCGAAGTCGGGGGGCTCGGCGAGCCGTACGACCGCGAAGCCGACCTCTTCGCCGGGATCCACTAG
- a CDS encoding DUF6113 family protein yields MEQDRQARRPPAAAVTAAAYAVLVLAGLVAGVVGGFQHSWYARPVPVSAIGWAVLLAAACYGAGRAMRGKLAALAPGAGWMAITLIWLGGSPEGDVVIANDPSGYVYLYGGLIAVLAGVLLSPSGGGAWLLAQRPYGPQPSPAGSGPAPARSDDPYHGPAR; encoded by the coding sequence ATGGAGCAGGACCGACAGGCACGGCGGCCCCCGGCGGCGGCGGTCACCGCGGCGGCGTACGCCGTGCTGGTCCTGGCCGGCCTCGTGGCGGGAGTCGTCGGGGGTTTCCAGCACTCGTGGTACGCCCGGCCCGTCCCGGTCTCGGCGATCGGCTGGGCCGTGCTGCTGGCCGCGGCCTGTTACGGCGCCGGGCGGGCGATGAGAGGCAAGCTGGCCGCCCTGGCCCCGGGGGCGGGCTGGATGGCGATCACGCTGATCTGGCTGGGCGGCAGCCCGGAGGGCGACGTGGTCATCGCCAACGACCCGTCCGGCTACGTCTACCTCTACGGCGGCCTGATCGCGGTCCTGGCGGGCGTCCTGCTCTCCCCCTCGGGCGGCGGGGCGTGGCTGCTCGCGCAGCGCCCGTACGGTCCCCAGCCGTCCCCGGCCGGGTCCGGACCGGCTCCGGCGCGGAGCGACGACCCCTACCACGGCCCGGCCCGATAG
- a CDS encoding penicillin acylase family protein has product MPRPLKWSARALTVLVVLGVVLAGAGVWTVRASFPQLAGELKVDGLAKKVTVYRDKTGIPHIYADSPDDLFLAQGYVHAQDRFFEMDFRRHVTAGRLSEMFGSATLVEDKVIRTMGWRRVAEAELPMLTEQTRHYLDAYAKGVNSWMDRNPGFAGRSLEYAVLKLTNFGYQPEPWTPVDSLSWLKAMAWDLRSNMSDEIGRALAASRLPRERVEQLWPGYPFDTHQPIVTQGSVTGDGFDQDTEPGQDTGAGRDTTTRPDTGALTRAAEAMRAVPSLMGDPKGGNGIGSNSWVIGGRHTTSGKPLLSNDPHLSAGMPSVWYQVGLHCRTKSAACPFDVTGFSFSGVPGVIIGHNDKISWGFTNLGPDVADLYLERVKDDSYLFTGSWKPLTTRVETIKVAGGDPVRLKVRETMHGPILSDVMESVKETLPGAATAFQEQADAVALKWTALEPGRTADAIFSLNSAQDWQQFRAAASRFDVPAQNLIYADTRGNIGYQAPGRIPVRARGDGTWPVPGWTGEYSWQSTIPFDELPSVYNPPEGYIVTANNAVVDPERYPHLLTKDWAYGYRSQRILDRLQSELRKGKVDVATMGKVQQDTHNGFAQFLVPKLMDLKVAGASGDARELLRSWDYSQSAGSSPAMYFNAVWRHLLIETFNDDLPESAWPGGGDRWFEVVRVMLDDPGDPFWDDARTEAAETRDDMLRRAMAMAYDELSATLGPDPKSWHWGDLHSLELVNQTFGTSGIAPIEWLFNRGPFPVGGNDDAVNAAGWDVQKDYTVGWLPSMRMVVDLADLDRSQWVNLTGASGHAFHDNYWDQAPLWADGRTVPMLSSEGAVKNAARNVLTLVP; this is encoded by the coding sequence ATGCCCCGGCCACTCAAGTGGTCCGCGCGGGCGCTGACCGTCCTCGTGGTGCTCGGTGTGGTCCTCGCCGGAGCGGGCGTGTGGACCGTGCGCGCGTCCTTCCCGCAGCTCGCGGGGGAGCTCAAGGTGGACGGCCTAGCCAAAAAAGTCACCGTATACCGGGATAAAACGGGTATTCCGCATATCTATGCCGACTCCCCCGACGACCTGTTCCTCGCCCAGGGCTACGTGCACGCGCAGGACCGGTTCTTCGAGATGGACTTCCGCCGGCACGTGACGGCCGGGCGGCTGTCGGAGATGTTCGGCTCGGCGACACTCGTCGAGGACAAGGTCATCCGGACCATGGGCTGGCGCAGGGTGGCCGAGGCCGAGCTGCCGATGCTGACCGAGCAGACCCGGCACTACCTCGACGCCTACGCCAAGGGCGTGAACTCCTGGATGGACCGGAACCCGGGCTTCGCCGGCAGGAGCCTGGAGTACGCGGTCCTCAAGCTCACCAACTTCGGCTACCAGCCCGAACCGTGGACCCCGGTGGACTCCCTCTCCTGGCTCAAGGCCATGGCCTGGGACCTGCGCTCCAACATGTCCGACGAGATCGGCCGGGCGCTGGCGGCCAGCAGGCTGCCCCGCGAGCGGGTGGAGCAGCTCTGGCCCGGCTACCCCTTCGACACCCACCAGCCGATCGTCACCCAGGGCTCGGTCACCGGCGACGGCTTCGACCAGGACACCGAGCCCGGCCAGGACACCGGAGCGGGCCGGGACACCACCACGCGGCCGGACACCGGCGCGCTGACCCGGGCGGCCGAGGCCATGCGCGCGGTGCCGAGCCTGATGGGCGACCCCAAGGGCGGCAACGGCATCGGCTCCAACTCCTGGGTGATCGGCGGCAGGCACACCACGTCGGGCAAGCCGCTGCTGTCCAACGACCCGCACCTGTCGGCCGGGATGCCCTCGGTCTGGTACCAGGTCGGGCTGCACTGCCGCACCAAGAGCGCCGCCTGCCCGTTCGACGTCACCGGATTCTCCTTCTCCGGCGTGCCCGGCGTGATCATCGGGCACAACGACAAGATCTCCTGGGGTTTCACCAACCTGGGCCCCGATGTCGCCGACCTCTATCTGGAGCGGGTCAAGGACGACTCCTACCTGTTCACCGGCTCCTGGAAGCCGCTCACCACCAGGGTCGAGACGATCAAGGTCGCCGGCGGCGACCCGGTCCGGCTCAAGGTCCGCGAGACCATGCACGGCCCGATCCTCTCCGACGTCATGGAGAGCGTGAAGGAGACCTTGCCCGGCGCGGCGACCGCCTTCCAGGAACAGGCCGACGCGGTCGCGCTGAAGTGGACGGCCCTGGAGCCCGGCCGGACCGCGGACGCGATCTTCTCGCTCAACTCGGCGCAGGACTGGCAGCAGTTCCGGGCGGCGGCGAGCCGGTTCGACGTGCCCGCGCAGAACCTGATCTACGCCGACACCCGGGGCAACATCGGCTACCAGGCGCCGGGCCGGATCCCGGTGCGGGCCCGGGGCGACGGCACCTGGCCGGTGCCGGGCTGGACCGGCGAATACTCCTGGCAGTCGACCATCCCCTTCGACGAGCTGCCCAGCGTCTACAACCCGCCCGAGGGCTACATCGTGACCGCCAACAACGCGGTCGTCGACCCCGAGCGCTACCCGCACCTGCTCACCAAGGACTGGGCGTACGGCTACCGCTCCCAGCGCATCCTGGACCGCCTTCAGAGCGAGCTCAGGAAGGGCAAGGTGGACGTGGCGACGATGGGCAAGGTGCAGCAGGACACCCACAACGGCTTCGCCCAGTTCCTGGTGCCCAAGCTGATGGACCTCAAGGTGGCCGGCGCCTCCGGGGACGCCCGTGAGCTGCTGCGCTCGTGGGACTACTCCCAGAGCGCGGGATCGAGCCCGGCGATGTACTTCAACGCCGTCTGGCGGCACCTGCTCATCGAGACCTTCAACGACGACCTGCCGGAGAGCGCCTGGCCGGGCGGCGGCGACCGCTGGTTCGAGGTGGTCCGCGTCATGCTCGACGATCCCGGCGACCCGTTCTGGGACGACGCCCGGACCGAGGCGGCCGAGACCCGCGACGACATGCTGCGGCGGGCCATGGCGATGGCCTACGACGAGCTGAGCGCCACCCTCGGCCCGGACCCCAAGTCCTGGCACTGGGGCGACCTGCACTCGCTGGAGCTGGTCAACCAGACCTTCGGCACCTCCGGGATCGCCCCGATCGAGTGGCTGTTCAACCGGGGCCCGTTCCCGGTGGGCGGCAACGACGACGCGGTCAACGCCGCCGGCTGGGACGTCCAGAAGGACTACACGGTGGGCTGGCTGCCGTCCATGCGGATGGTCGTCGACCTGGCGGACCTGGACAGGTCCCAGTGGGTCAACCTGACCGGCGCGTCGGGCCACGCCTTCCACGACAACTACTGGGACCAGGCCCCGCTGTGGGCCGACGGGAGGACCGTCCCCATGCTCTCGAGCGAGGGAGCGGTCAAGAACGCGGCCAGGAATGTCCTGACCCTCGTCCCCTGA
- a CDS encoding GNAT family N-acetyltransferase, whose amino-acid sequence MSETGVVVRPATVADLEGVVACSSALFAEDAGARDSTLNVNWPAERGPAWFAEALTDPGRLVMVADDGGRTVGHLTGSVSGPTPMRPVTVATLGSVYVRPAYRGQKIGAGLVEQFRAWARHRGAQYAGVTSYAGNEAAVRFYERNGFAVRSVVLETAL is encoded by the coding sequence ATGAGTGAGACTGGCGTTGTCGTACGGCCTGCCACGGTTGCCGACCTGGAGGGAGTGGTGGCCTGCAGTTCCGCGCTCTTCGCCGAGGACGCCGGGGCCCGTGACTCCACCCTGAACGTCAACTGGCCCGCCGAGCGGGGCCCGGCCTGGTTCGCCGAGGCCCTGACCGACCCGGGGCGCCTGGTGATGGTCGCCGACGACGGCGGCCGGACCGTCGGCCACCTAACCGGCTCGGTCTCCGGGCCCACCCCGATGCGTCCGGTCACGGTGGCGACGCTGGGCAGCGTCTACGTGCGGCCCGCCTACCGCGGCCAGAAGATCGGGGCCGGCCTGGTGGAGCAGTTCAGGGCGTGGGCCCGCCACCGCGGGGCGCAGTACGCCGGGGTGACGTCCTACGCCGGCAACGAGGCGGCCGTGCGCTTCTACGAGCGCAACGGCTTCGCGGTGCGCTCGGTGGTCCTGGAGACGGCGCTGTGA
- the cysS gene encoding cysteine--tRNA ligase yields the protein MLRLYDTRHRQVEPVLPEGARSMRMYTCGPTVYRHAHLGNFRSYVLSDLIRRVSERQRVRVVVCRNITDVGHLVDDAEIDPGGEDKILAQARAEGRSGLEIARFHEAAFLSDTAALNIRPPEHSPRATETIDLMIELIVKLIEKGHAYPTPDGSVFYDATSFPSYGEISGNRLDRLRPGHRVEGVDPRKRFHADWALWKPADREMTWQAPWGRGFPGWHIECSAMSLRFLGERVDVHTGGIDLRFPHHEDERAQSDAAAGREVVEHWVHGEHLLFDGRKMAKSTGNVVLLQDVVEAGLDPLAVRLALLEHRYRQQMNLTWDTLRAADRTLRRWRSHVAEWSESPSRPMPAGHVSRIEAAFDDDLDTPLALRLLRELERDGSIAPGSRFEAFLHLDQILGLDLSADIGRSRSLPPGAAELLERRLRAREAGDWAVSDRLRDDLADLGVRVADTPQGQTWS from the coding sequence ATGCTACGGCTGTATGACACGCGGCACCGCCAGGTCGAGCCGGTCCTCCCCGAGGGGGCCCGGTCGATGCGGATGTACACCTGCGGGCCGACCGTCTACCGCCACGCCCACCTGGGCAACTTCCGGTCGTACGTGCTGTCGGATCTGATCAGGCGGGTCAGCGAACGGCAGCGGGTGCGGGTGGTCGTCTGCCGCAACATCACCGACGTCGGGCACCTGGTGGACGACGCCGAGATCGATCCCGGCGGCGAGGACAAGATCCTGGCCCAGGCGCGGGCCGAGGGCCGGAGCGGGCTGGAGATCGCACGGTTCCACGAGGCGGCCTTCCTGTCCGACACGGCCGCGCTGAACATCCGGCCGCCCGAGCACTCCCCCAGGGCCACCGAGACGATCGACCTGATGATCGAGTTGATCGTCAAGCTGATCGAGAAGGGGCACGCCTACCCGACACCCGACGGGTCGGTCTTCTACGACGCGACCTCCTTCCCGTCCTACGGCGAGATCTCCGGCAACCGGCTCGACCGGCTCAGGCCCGGCCACCGGGTCGAGGGCGTCGACCCCCGCAAGCGCTTCCACGCCGACTGGGCCCTGTGGAAGCCCGCCGACCGCGAGATGACCTGGCAGGCCCCCTGGGGCCGCGGCTTCCCCGGCTGGCACATCGAGTGCTCGGCCATGTCGCTGCGCTTCCTCGGCGAGCGCGTCGACGTGCACACCGGCGGGATCGACCTGCGCTTCCCGCACCACGAGGACGAGCGCGCCCAGTCCGACGCCGCCGCCGGGCGCGAGGTGGTCGAGCACTGGGTCCACGGCGAGCACCTGCTGTTCGACGGGCGCAAGATGGCCAAGTCCACCGGCAACGTGGTCCTGCTCCAGGACGTGGTCGAGGCGGGCCTCGACCCGCTGGCCGTACGGCTGGCGCTGCTGGAGCACCGCTACCGCCAGCAGATGAACCTCACCTGGGACACGCTCCGGGCCGCCGACAGGACCCTGCGGCGCTGGCGCTCGCACGTCGCCGAGTGGTCGGAGTCGCCGAGCCGCCCGATGCCCGCCGGGCACGTCTCCCGGATCGAGGCCGCCTTCGACGACGACCTCGACACCCCGCTGGCCCTGCGCCTGCTGCGCGAGCTGGAGCGCGACGGCTCGATCGCCCCCGGCTCCCGGTTCGAGGCGTTCCTGCACCTGGACCAGATCCTCGGCCTGGACCTGTCGGCCGACATCGGCAGGTCCAGGAGCCTGCCGCCGGGCGCCGCCGAGCTGCTGGAGCGGCGCCTGCGGGCACGCGAGGCCGGGGACTGGGCCGTCTCCGACCGCCTCCGCGACGACCTGGCCGACCTCGGCGTGCGGGTCGCCGACACCCCGCAGGGCCAGACCTGGTCGTAG